From a single Fusobacterium ulcerans ATCC 49185 genomic region:
- a CDS encoding glycosyltransferase family 9 protein, which yields MKILIVRFKEIGDSILSSVICNTLKKSFPEAEIDYVVYEHIAPLFKNHPYIDNIISITKEEQKNPLKYISKVWRVTRKKYDIVIDIMSTPKSEFFTFFSLGSKYRIGRRKKYRGFTYTHKISEPTDSKDKVDKFLKMLAPLEKEYQIIYDNNYITCITEDEKEYMKNKMLKAGINFKKTIFICAATSRRAEKIYPIKKMEKTINKVIEEFDSQIILFYSPDEKDFIKTFHKQLNNKNIFANIETRSIRELAALISNCDMFFGNEGGPRHMAQSLDIPSFAIFSPRSSKKEWLANSCKKHQGVEPKDIYPDCNSLSHKDCYSLIQPDYILNKIKEIYSHFIKNKKKEKNEKIYIFNNDRYV from the coding sequence ATGAAAATACTTATAGTACGTTTTAAAGAAATTGGAGATTCTATTTTAAGTTCTGTTATATGTAATACTCTCAAAAAAAGTTTTCCAGAAGCTGAAATTGACTATGTGGTGTATGAGCATATTGCACCTTTATTTAAAAACCACCCATATATCGATAATATTATTTCTATAACAAAAGAGGAACAAAAAAATCCTCTTAAATATATATCTAAAGTTTGGAGAGTTACAAGAAAAAAATATGATATTGTTATTGATATTATGTCTACCCCTAAAAGTGAATTTTTTACTTTCTTTTCATTAGGAAGTAAGTATAGAATAGGAAGAAGAAAAAAATATAGAGGATTTACATATACTCATAAGATTTCAGAACCTACAGACTCAAAAGACAAAGTTGATAAATTTTTAAAAATGTTAGCCCCATTGGAAAAAGAATATCAAATAATATATGATAATAACTACATCACTTGCATAACCGAAGATGAAAAAGAATATATGAAAAATAAAATGCTGAAAGCTGGAATAAATTTTAAAAAAACAATCTTTATTTGTGCAGCAACTTCAAGAAGAGCAGAAAAGATTTATCCTATTAAAAAAATGGAGAAAACTATAAATAAAGTTATTGAAGAATTTGATTCTCAAATAATATTATTTTATTCTCCAGATGAAAAGGATTTCATTAAAACCTTTCACAAACAACTTAATAATAAAAATATTTTTGCAAATATAGAAACAAGATCAATAAGAGAGCTGGCAGCACTTATTTCCAATTGTGATATGTTTTTTGGAAATGAAGGTGGCCCTAGACATATGGCTCAAAGTCTGGATATTCCAAGTTTTGCCATTTTTAGCCCAAGAAGCAGTAAAAAAGAATGGCTTGCTAACTCCTGTAAAAAACATCAAGGTGTAGAACCCAAGGATATTTATCCTGATTGTAATTCACTCAGCCATAAAGACTGTTATTCATTAATTCAACCAGATTATATCCTCAATAAAATAAAAGAAATTTATTCTCATTTCATAAAAAATAAGAAGAAAGAAAAAAATGAAAAAATTTATATTTTTAATAATGATAGGTATGTATAG
- a CDS encoding DUF975 family protein: protein MAKISIGNIKNESLNTLKNNWGTGILIHLCFFLISLLLEILNSLEELVFTQIENSLLLILIFLIIFIIMNISLVNANVMGSLKCFLELAKVKKLEVKHYSFGFNHMFTAFKVGGAFCLFTFLWSLFLVIPGIIKSISYSMSFLIAIEYPEISGREALKLSMKLTDGYKWDIFLLGLSFIGWAFLSVLTLGIGFLWLSSYMDTAYCILYLKLKCNRIELFEELEREIYL from the coding sequence ATGGCAAAAATCAGCATAGGAAACATAAAAAATGAAAGTTTAAATACTTTAAAAAATAATTGGGGAACTGGAATATTAATACATCTCTGTTTCTTTTTAATTTCTCTCCTTTTAGAAATATTAAATTCTCTGGAAGAATTAGTTTTCACTCAAATAGAAAACAGCTTATTGCTAATTTTAATTTTTCTTATTATCTTTATAATTATGAATATTTCTCTTGTAAATGCAAATGTTATGGGAAGTCTTAAATGTTTTCTTGAATTAGCAAAGGTAAAAAAATTAGAAGTTAAGCATTATTCTTTTGGTTTTAATCATATGTTTACTGCTTTTAAAGTGGGAGGAGCTTTTTGCTTATTTACATTTTTATGGTCTTTGTTTCTAGTTATTCCTGGAATTATAAAAAGTATAAGCTACTCTATGTCATTTCTTATAGCAATTGAATATCCTGAAATTTCAGGAAGGGAAGCTTTAAAATTGAGTATGAAGCTAACTGATGGATATAAATGGGATATTTTTCTTTTAGGACTATCTTTTATAGGATGGGCTTTTTTGTCTGTTCTTACTTTAGGGATTGGTTTCTTATGGCTTAGCTCATACATGGATACTGCTTACTGTATTCTATATTTAAAATTAAAATGCAACAGAATAGAGCTATTTGAAGAATTAGAAAGAGAAATTTATTTATAG